The genomic stretch TAACGTTAAGGCTGAGATACAGCCTTTACCTCAAAAGGAGATTGAAGAAATGAAAAAGGCTGTTGAAGAGACAGAAGAAGTCGTACAAGAAACTGAAGTAGAAGAAGAATAATCTTTTTCTTAGTCTTCCTCCTCTTTACTCATATCTATTATCTCAGCAATTAGGAACCCAGCTATTAGCCAAAGTAAGAAAATATCTAAAGTTAATGGAACAGTACCTCCAACAGATGCGGAAAAGATTACCAAAGTTACTATTACTGCTGATATAGAAAGTGCTAGTTGTAAGATTCTTTTTCTAGCTCTCTTTAAAGATATTTTAAATAAAGAGAAATCAGCCGCCAAATGAACATATAAGTTAGCAAATAATGAGATTAAACCGACTAGGGCGAAAGCATTTGCTAAGTTAAAACCGCTTATAACTGTAGCTATAAATGAAATAATCCAATAGGATGCTACAGCGACAGAGACAGCATAAAAAGGTTCATTCTTTTCTGTTAACTTAGCCAATATAGCGGGTAAAAAATCATGATATGCCATTGCAAATATGGTTCTAGATGTGGAAAAGATATATGTTAAAGTAGCTAGTACACCATCGTTTGCTGCAGCAAATAATACAAATGCTAATGTTAATAATCCAAATCTATATTCTATCAAATGTATCAAATCAATATTAGTTATAGAGATATGAAAATAAATTATATGATCTATAATTGAATAAATATCAAAAGCAGCAAGTAGTCCTCCAAGCAAAATTACAGTAATTATTGCCCTAGGAACAGTTTTCTTAGGATCTTTAACTTCTCCAGATAATGGAGTTATTGAACCATAACCTGTTGGAATGCTGGAACCGAAAACTATAGCTAAAGCTACTTGATCTAATGGTGGGATTTTTACAAATGGATTATAAAAAGTAAATTTAGTAGTATATAAGAATGAACCGGCTATAAAAGATAACATGAATATCTCTAAAACACTTGCAAAAATTGCATACCTAAATGAGGGTTTTTTACCTAGTAGTGCCAGAGTAGAAGATATACCAAGAATAATTGAAAGTATCATAAAAGGATTTATACTGAGTATTTCACTTAAAACAAAAGACGCGCCTAAAGCATAGGCTACACCATAAAATGAAGAATAAAGCAAATAAGTCCATCCAGTTTCAAAACCTAAACGTTTAGTTAAAGAATAATACGCGTAAAGATAATATCCGCCCTCTTGAGTAAATTTTGTTGAAAGCCTATATACAACAAGACCGTTAATAAGAACTAAAAGAGTTCCTAATATAACAGCAATTGGGGCGAAATATCCTCCTTCCTCAAAAGCTAACAGACCGTAAACTAGAACGCTTAAAAACGGGGATTGACCACCAAGGCTTAAAAATACGAGATCTCTTAGACCTATTTCCCTTTTAGGTTCTTTCAGCTTTTCCGTTTTTTCAGACGATTTTGACATCTATTTAACTCTTCACTCTTCTTCATTTTTAAAATTTACTTGTTTATTCGTACTTTTTCTTTACTTGTAACCTAACTTTATATTTATTTTTCCCCGCTTCAACTATATCATAATCAACAACATAACCTGTGCATTCCCTATGTACTGATATCTTATCTTCTGACAGCGTTAATTTAGGGTCTCCGCAGTTAATTAGTAGTTCCTTGAGCCTATCTTCAACTTCATCCCTAGAAGACACATAAAATTCACTGTACATTCCATCAGATGTTATAGAAGAAAAGGAGGATTTATAAAATATGAAATTAAATACCAAGAGGGATATGAAGGTATCTATGACAGAAAATATTATAGCGAAAGTAGGAAGTAAATTCCCTAATATTGGTACTTTAAGAACATAATAAGCTAAAAGTATGTAGAATGCTGAAGCAATAGTAGCGGAAAGTAAAACTGAAAAAACACCTTTCTTATACTCCTTATTAAGA from Sulfolobus sp. S-194 encodes the following:
- a CDS encoding APC family permease encodes the protein MSKSSEKTEKLKEPKREIGLRDLVFLSLGGQSPFLSVLVYGLLAFEEGGYFAPIAVILGTLLVLINGLVVYRLSTKFTQEGGYYLYAYYSLTKRLGFETGWTYLLYSSFYGVAYALGASFVLSEILSINPFMILSIILGISSTLALLGKKPSFRYAIFASVLEIFMLSFIAGSFLYTTKFTFYNPFVKIPPLDQVALAIVFGSSIPTGYGSITPLSGEVKDPKKTVPRAIITVILLGGLLAAFDIYSIIDHIIYFHISITNIDLIHLIEYRFGLLTLAFVLFAAANDGVLATLTYIFSTSRTIFAMAYHDFLPAILAKLTEKNEPFYAVSVAVASYWIISFIATVISGFNLANAFALVGLISLFANLYVHLAADFSLFKISLKRARKRILQLALSISAVIVTLVIFSASVGGTVPLTLDIFLLWLIAGFLIAEIIDMSKEEED